A window of Danio aesculapii chromosome 16, fDanAes4.1, whole genome shotgun sequence genomic DNA:
aatcactatctgttcattagctattaCAGCAGGGGAATTCTCtaaatctacctgagctcaaactcccctctcgccttgcaaacgagagggagccccaggctcgaggatcttatgaggtcagggctctctcccgggacagcatgccaaatatgctttataatcaatcatcagctaagtgtgacctCTTGAAAGACTAATAGCAACACAACTGATGTTTGTGTTCATGCGTTTACCTTTATCTGTTGGTTGTGTGTTGGCACTGCTAATGTGAAACTGGTAAAGTGACAGAATGTCATCGTCTGAAACAGGATTTACACAACCGCGCTCTGCGTTCAGTACATCCACCAGCACAGAAAACTCTGGAAGACAGATCGAGACAGAGAAAGACAGAGGTTAAACCTTCAGGAGGCTCTATCAGTGTGTTGAACTTCAAATGAACCTGACAATGAGTTATGAAGCAGATTCACTATGTTTAGATAGAAAACAGTCGCACACAAGTTGGGAAATGGGATTTAAATCAAACTCTGACAAAGAACACCCTAAAACACTTAGTTTGAGGCCTCTGTtgcatatatgtatgtttgtCTTGATTGAAATCATGTTAGGTAAACAACATGTTCCCCTCGAGATGCTGGATGAAGATTAAGAGAGCGGGACTGAAGTGAGTGTTAATGTTTGCGTAAGTTTGACCCTCAACTACTGCAATGCCTCAGGGATGGCATGAGAATACAATGGGTTAATGGGGTCAGACCTCTTGGGgctttttaaacttgtatttttCAACTACTTGTGGAAAACAGAAAATGTGTGTACAAAAGAGGGTTTTGCAatgaaaggtttttaaaaaacagAAGATACCTGAGGAGCTGACGTGGGCTGGGATTGGTACGTCTGGACTAAGGCCAAGGAAGTTGCACCGATATGCTTCCTCATAGTGAGGACTGTACTGAACTGCTCTCACACAGCCAACTGGAAGCAAAGCCTGGGAAATGGTTGCAAATAAGGATCAGAAGAGATTTAGCAAGATTTTCAGCTTCTACTTCAATAATGCTTTCCAGCTGAAGGTTTGGGCACAGCtactttttctttattattgatatttttctcATTTTGGAATAAAAGTATCATATCATATCAGATATAATACATTTCTTAATACTGAATAATTCAATtattgaatgaacaaaaaaattactaacagaaaaaatctactaaaatgtaATTGAGTGTAGCAATAGTTTATATACCAAAAATACTTCTAAGGCATATTTAGAACAGGGATCTTTTAATAACACACAGTATAAGACATTTATATAATCATATAAGATATTTAATGATCACAGTGCAGCCCTGAAATTGTCATTCATTATCATTTGAAGTCTTAATACTTTTTCACAATCTATTAaaacttttgtaaataataaatgaaaagacAATAACACTGAGTAAGAaaatttctcccatattttagcATTGTATTTTTATAGacattatatacattaaataGACACTTTCagttatatttaatatgtttttaatgtatataaGTTCTATTTAAATCATATCTGGTCTCATTTatccattatattttattatacatcatttttaaaattatttagtttcTTTTATAACATTTTGATATAAAGGTAATACATTTTTGGATCTGTAAACAAAgtataaattcatttaaaaaaacatatttaaatatacatattttctcTAAAATTTACAATACTAAAGATCCTatacttaataataatgtttgctgtttattatgggtttttgaaaattacctttcATGTAGTGTGCAACACAGGGTGCAGATTTaactgagggttaaatctgaaaacgcaccttgtttaaaaatacagatttttaataaaagatttgactcagagttatttaaatgattcatcgTTCATCTGGattttgctatggccaccatcagctgtacCTACGCACACGTGGCGTCGTCAGTTTTCTAAATggttgccactgtgtggattaatattgAATGTGTGTCGTTGCTATAACTTGGTGTTGGTTAAGAATAGagaaatatgctggtgtttaactgcattgtatGTGCTCTACTATGACTTTTTAACcgtgctgggcatttctctctgtctcacgctgaacatagtcaaccaatcacaacagactgggtcatcggaccaatcagcacagattagcatcacacaaaggaggggtttggaacaaatgaatcgctgaacgactcatatgggagtcgttgggataattaggtataattaaatgcatattataagacaatgaaagtgttttttgaccttgcatataTATCTGCCTGTTGTTGAAGACcaccaaaaacaaaatatgacattttctaATGAACAATAGTGGctctttaaaatgagcagaaacaacacaatttaatttaattcaacctaattgttttatgttcaatccacttacgtttgtaaaaactaataagttaacttaattccttcatgttgtcctaacacgaATCGATTGTGTGGATCACAGCATTTATTACAATGTAAGAAGCCAATTCAGTGATGTGTGATGGAAATCTTCTATGCATAAGTTTTGAGCTGACCTTCAGCACATTGAAAGCTGACTGGATAAGACCAGGGTCTGCACCTCTCCATATGACCTGGTTTCCCATGAGCACATGCCATGTCAACTGCCGGAAATCTGCAGTCCCCAAGACCTGCCAGTTGATCAAATGATCAAATGTGATGGTCACATTTATAATCTACTTGGTAAACACAATTTGTTAATAGTAATGTTGTATACTTTTCTTCACCTGTCTTAAATGTCTTAGTGATTTGAATTTCGGCCCAATGAGGTCCTCTTGTGTTCCGTCATCAAACTGAAAGTCTTTAGCCTGAACACTCTCTGATTGGCAGGACTGAGGGTTAGATCCGCCCCCTTCAGCACCGTCCCAGCCACTCATCTCTTCCTCCTGCTCTGTTGAAGAATTATACAAAGTGTGAATTTTCTTTTTGCCAAACTTAGTGAAAAACTTGACAATATACTTGTCTTATATTAGGGGTTCCCAAACTATTcagcaacccccaaaataacaatgccagtgactcgcaacccccaatatcctctaaagtggttataaatatagaaaccttgcatgcatcggcacacacacacaccagcccaAGTTTATTCTTTTTGAgaattttggagaacgccactcagAGATCCTCCTCCATGTTTAGTCaaggcctgtatttatttttttatgtacgtTAGTGCTGTAAAGATGACTGGAAGTTTAAGCTTGTGCCATAAAATCTGATATGCATTTtgttgtgtctttaatataacgcaATCTCGCCAGCGGTCGCAATACAATGGAAAATAAAAATTGACacgctgatggctttttatttgcatgttgttttacttgaatgtaactattaactactatttttattttctgtaaggGATTAGatatttggaaatcaccaagcaaccccccttcattgacccccactttgggataCATGATGTTGAACTGCTTATTCTCTAAAAGTGTGACTTTTCTATTTATGGTCAAACTAAAAATATTCTATTGCCTGAATACAAGATTTGGAGTGTGTGAATTAAAACGTTTGGGTGCTGTGTCTTTTGTACTTGTTCTAAAGCCAGGTTTATTGCACAAGCTTCAGCTGTGGAGATTGAATGTTCTCCTGGGATCTCATTCccgaaataaaaataataataataaaaatcttgttTAAAACTACCTCTGTAGACTCCTTTGTCTGTTTTAATCTACCtgtaaatatgtgtttattatgAGGAAGACtgtcttttatatttttaaattcttgTTTGTACTCATTTAGGGTTTGGGTGAGTCAAGTATTTCTGTTTGGCTAGGTTCCAAAAGACCCTTAGTTTCTGTTGCTCCAGGGAGGACTAGTGCTTAAAGAAgcactctttaaaaaaataggcAGCTTTACAACTCCTGTAGAGTTAACAACCAATTTTGAAATCATCCAGCCGATTTCCCGGTCTGGTGGAAGCagttttaacttagcttagcatagatcattgaattgatTTTAGACCATTAGCACCAAAAATTActcaaaatgaccaaagagtttctataatttttctatttaaagcaaACACTACACACTCCCTGTGGAAGCAGGTGGCCACGTTGGAAGTTGCCTAGCTGGGGACTATAATCAGGTACTGCATAATATAATTGCACCTGCTATAGACATAGTACAGCAGCAAATTTCTTGATTCTTATGTCAGAATGCGAATATATTTGTTAGCCAAtctgcctagaaaatagcaacttttcattttctgatgGTCTTAGAACATGATGTGGGAAGCTTTAAATTGGAATATTATTGAAAATCTTCAGTACattttgagggagatgctaatggttgAATCAGATTCAATTGTCTATGCTAacctaagctaaaagtgctcccgcaaGACACAGAGATTGGCTGAACAGATTTCAATGTggcaaaattcacaaaattctgTGCATATTAATACTCATATTCTCCAGATATGACTTGACGTAGTTGGGACTGGCTTTGTACAAATCTAAATACTCAAGAGAGGAAGACCGAAAGATGGGCTGGGTTGCATATTGGAGTGTTAGTGACGGTTGCTTTGCTTCAATATTTTAACTTTGGATTGAAGATACCCTGAATATTTCAATTAaagtcatatacagttgaagtcagaattattagcccccctttgaatattttttctttttttaaatatttcccacatgatgtttaacagagcaaggaaattttcacagtatgtctgataatattttttcttctggagaaagccttatttgttttattttggctagaataaaagcagtttttaattttttaaaaaccattttaaggtcaaaattattagcccctttaagcataattttctttcgatagtctacagaaaaaaacattattgtacaataacttgcctaattaccctaacctgcctagttaacctaattaacctagttaagcctttaatgtcactttaagcggtatagaagtgtcttgaaaaagatctagtcaaatattatttactgtcatcatggcaaagataaaataaatcagttattagaaatcagttattaaaactattccgtttagaaatgtgctgaaaaaaaattctccccgttaaacagaaattggggaaaaaaataaacaggggggctaataattcttcacatgacacacatacatacatacagttgaagtcagaattcttagcccccctgtttattttttttattatcaaaaatatatagcttaaaagggctaataattctgaccttaaaatgtttttttttttattaaaagctgcttttattctagccgaaataaaacaagtaaggctttctccagaagataaaatattatcagacatactgtgaacatttctttgctctgttaaacatcatttgggaaatataaaagaaaataaaaaattcaaagggggctaataattctgactttaactgtgtataacTATATCCACTAACAGTCAAGTAGTGTTAATTTCGTCACAAAAACAAGGAAAGAAACTTGTTGTTTCCTATAGCTTGACACAAACAGAAACTTGACAGGTCCTCTGTGCTAGTAatgtgactgaaaactatgaATTACTTGTCTAATAAAGGAACAGCACATTGTTGTTGACGACAAAAAGGTGAGACTAAAATGTagtcaaaaagaaaaatattaccaACATTACAATTTATAATCCGCTGCATTAAGCTGTTCATTCATTAGATGAGTGAATCCGAGCACACACAGTCACGTTTCTGGCGCAGCAGACTTGTCAAGTTCCTCTTTGTGTCAAGCCATTttcattgattaaaaaaacactgCAGTTCAGATAATTTGAAGTACctagatgagcctgtgttattagttttactggttgttatctgagaataacatacattggaatgtctggattgaccaatcagaatcaagtattccagggAGGCGTGTAATCATAATAGATTAAAGTTCCCAAAAGTTCATCAGTAAATGACACTACAACTGTTTGTTTGGCAGTCAGCTGGGAAAGGAAAAATGTGGGTCAGACACCCAgctgaaaaaaaatcaatctgtTAGGAGACAAACTCATTTAATCCTACGGAATCAATAACCTCACATGATACCAAAAATCCCCACACATTTATTTAGATTCTATTTACATCTGActgtgtgcaaaaaaaaagtaatttattaacaACATATCTTAAATCTCTTgctgttttatatattattacatataactGATTTAATGGATTCAGTTACCAGTTTGTCTTTCAATAAGAACGAGTGTATCTTCTGTGGGCGCTCCTTCCAAAAGCTTCTCTGTTAACCGACTGCCACAAGCTTTCAGCAACCTACAACAGAGGATTAAAGAGGTCAGATGATGCAATTTGATCCCTTCCTTTGTCTTTGAAGTGTTGCAAGCTGTTTGTGCACAGATAATATCTGTGACGTCTAAATGAAGAAAAACTAAACTCTGAAACCCAAAGAGATATTCTATATAAAGTTGAGACTTGTCTGCTCCTTCCTAAAATGCCTTATTCCAGCAAACCCTGACAAATCTACCTCAGTCAGTGTGAGAGATTGTAAAAATATGatccaaaatatatttacaaatataagtaCAGGTACATTTATGATGCCAGTAAGAATTCTAGCAGTGAAATCAAGTGTAAAGAAATGATATGAAGTCACAATTatgagaaataaagatgaaattgaAAGATTACAcaagaaacacattaaataagaAATTGCAATTGTGTTACATAAAAGGCAACTATAAAATCTGAAGTCACAATTGTggtgaaaaaaattatatgaagTCACAATTATGAGAAATAAGGTTGAATTTATAAGAAATTAAGCTGCAAATTGgttaataaaagtcaaaacgtTTCCTCactgagaaataaagtcacatttataagaaaaaatctgaattttatgatagaaaacttaaaaacaaaattCTTAACAAAAGCCTTAATCTGACAAAAATCTtacataaaattacaattatgatATATATAAAGTCATTTAGATATTTAAAGATAGTTATAAGATATAAAGTTGGACAGCAGCCACAATTAtgactttaaaaagttttaactatgagaaataaagtcaaaattacaaaaacatatttgTAGCTttgatatatacactacctgacaaaaatcttgttgtctatccaagtttcaggaccaacaaataataacttgacttctagttgatcatttggtatcagaagtggcttatatgaaaggcaaaggcctctagataatgattattttaccaaacaaaagtcttgtcacttaacagaaataatgtacagtatagaatataaagtcatggtgcagtgggaaaagaattaatattgtgtatgactctcatgagcttggagaactgtatccatacatctctgcaatgactcaaataagaaagcgttcttgcaggactctcagagttcatcaggattctttggattcatcttcagtgcctcctccatcattttaccccagacatactcaataatgaacaccttgacctttgctttcaggaactttgatgtggaggtatgaagtatgaggagcgctatcctgctgaagaatttgccctctcctgtggtttgtaatgtaatgggcagcacaaatgtcttgatacctcaggctgttgatgttgccatccactctgcagatctctcgcatgcccccatactgaatgcaaccccaaaccatgatttttccttcaccaaacttgactgatttctatgagaatcttggctccatgcgggttccaataggttttctgcagtatttgtgatgatcgggatgcagttcaacagatgattcatctgaataaATCtagcttctgccacttttccaaatgatcaactagaagacaagttattatttgtagcacttacaactgggatcaacaactagacttttgtcaggtaaagTTACAACTTTGATTTACAAAGTTACATTCATGAGGAAAAAGTCCTAATTCaagtaatgtaattgtaagcagGGGTGTAACATTGACCGAGGACATGTCATCCCAATTTTCAAAATCTGTTGTCACTAAAGGTTCAAATGAGCAGGTATCACAGTTTCGACAACAGTATTAATCAGTTGGAAGAGTGAAAAGGTCACATTAATGAGAAATAATAAGATAATTATGTCACAAAACATCAATTGTGCAAAACAGAAGATCTAACTGCAGGTCTAGCTTTACTGTGAGAtgtaaagtcaaaattatatgACATAAATTGGTAACTATGAaaaataaagtcataattatgagaAATAAAGTTGTGCCTTAGAAAAAATAGTCACAATTATAAGGCATAAAGTTGCATTTTTGACATATAAAGTCACAACTATAAATtataatgtcaataaaattatgaaaattgcAATTGTAAGATTTAGTACATGATATAGTACATGGGCCAATTTATCACAATAGTATAAAATAACTTTGTTAATATAGTCACAATTGTCTAAATTCCTCTTTTTTTGTTATAATGTAGGAATTGTGAGAAAGTCACATTCATAAGAAGTAAAGAGCAATTTAGAGAAAAAACGTCCTAATTTACATAcgcaaaatgttaaaattatgaaaaataaaatcacaattgaaAAATATAGAGGGCCAgttatgaaaaaaaatgcatgaaaaagtACCACTTGATAATTTTCAGTCAGGTGACCCTCCGCAGAGGCTGCCGCACAAAAAAAATAATGGGCTGTAATAGTTTGATACACTGGAATCTTCATAGAAACAGCACAAACCGGTCATATTTACATCTGTTTCAAGTTACGAATATTTGAAGcaacattattatttacatttttatctgttggtatgttttttttttacattgtatgccCTTAAGTTGATACtatctataattttttaaatataattgttttgttttttgccttttatactgtaatttgccataaaagtcataaataaaaatatttttaaaaatattaataataaaagtccACAAATATTTGGATCAACACAACAGAACCGAGATATAATCAAAACTGTAAATTGAGGGCACTTGTGATCCATATACTGCACCAGCAACCACGTTTCAGTCATTTCAAACCCTGTCAAAGCTCCAATTCTTACATCTATCATTAACTTTTGTATATTCCTCTTGATTTAACCAGTAGTGATGGTGTTATATCACGTAAGTGTCTGATTTTATATTTGGCGTTGGTTTCTTTTACTTAGATTAACATTTGCTGGTAAGAAATATCTATTCCatgggtgctcaaccctgttgctgcagatctaccttcctgcagagttcagctgcaaccttgattaaacacacctgtctgtaattaccATGTGCTTACTTAAGATCCAGCTTAGtaggtttagttgtgtttgataagggttggagctacactttgcaggaaggtagatctccaggaacagggttgagcagcccTGATCTATtcattcacttctgctatttatactttgactttCTATTCATACTTTAACTGCACTTgacctgcaaattagaatagaaactgtgtAAAAAGCATACAAACACACTGAAAGATATAAGTGCCAtggattgttatgggtcaatgatgctaccaTTTGCATAAATCCTTAAACTTctcctttctggctgctctttctcTGAAGGAATTCTGTAGAAGCACAGCTTAGGTGTGTCTCCTTGTCATTAAGTAATGCTAAACCTTATTGCACTACCATTATCTGGCTTTTTATTACCATTATCTGCAGGGGGGGTGGGTTTGGGGGGCGTTCCCCCAATGATGTGACGATACGTGAAAACTATCAATTGTGAAAAATTAAATTTTACCATAAAGCGATAAAGTGTCAATATAAGGGTTCATctttaaagtgtgtgtctgtACCAGCTGAATGAGGAGTGCAGACTGTCCCACAGATTGGAATGCTGGGTCAGAGAGGTGAGCGAACGGGCTGCGTTTCCACTGCGCTGGTGAGGAAACACTGCCGGAGAGAAGGCACTGTTCATCCGCACAGCCCTCTGAGGACACACACACTGCTCGCTGTCAAACACCTGCAACACAACAACCAGCGCAGCATGTTGAGCATTCAGGATCTCCACGCTTCAACAGGCTCTCCGTCGATCATTGCTCATCAGTACCTTGAGTGCTGTATTCTGGAGACTCTGAATGGTGAGCCGCAGGTGGCGTAATAGAAACGGCCATGAGTTGATGAGGTAAATTCTGTCCATGGCCACCACCACGATGCTGTACCAGCGCTGGAAGCCCCGCGCCAGGCTGTCTTTGATGAAAAACGTATGAGAGAAAACGAAGCCATGCTGTTCGTCTCCGAAGAAGATTGGTCCCTCCCGACCAGGACAAACCTGCAAaagattatatatacatatttatacaacagttctgtctgcttctcaaatatgattggctgatagcagtgcaatattttgcaatatcagaacttgtaCAGCCTCCTGACTGTTCTGTATTACTCCGGCCACataaagtgacagcagatcaataaactcactacagtttgacaaatattgcagcttttgtacttttgaggctttttcaggagagagtgtagttgtttagatagcatctatgcagtttatttatatggatggtccaattttaaatatttataatttaagagATACATAATAAAGCCTTGGAGGAgaaaaactggtaagtgacattctaagtcgatctctctctcttattTATGTTgcaatgctgtatttataccaaataattatagtgtattgagtgtgagatgggactcacatatcaggaatgtatgcattttgtgttggccactctttgtacaaccctgagttactttttggttggccatctgtttgtttctaatgggTCTCCTG
This region includes:
- the flcn gene encoding folliculin, translated to MNALVALCHFCELHGPRTLFCTEAVHPPSPSPPQPGSAIPGEREREGDREGEGLTMRANSSATQRADMCEGCRSLPASHPGFVSVDGETGIRYLSHQHPRQPQLFSVVRQACVRSLSCEVCPGREGPIFFGDEQHGFVFSHTFFIKDSLARGFQRWYSIVVVAMDRIYLINSWPFLLRHLRLTIQSLQNTALKVFDSEQCVCPQRAVRMNSAFSPAVFPHQRSGNAARSLTSLTQHSNLWDSLHSSFSWLLKACGSRLTEKLLEGAPTEDTLVLIERQTEQEEEMSGWDGAEGGGSNPQSCQSESVQAKDFQFDDGTQEDLIGPKFKSLRHLRQVLGTADFRQLTWHVLMGNQVIWRGADPGLIQSAFNVLKALLPVGCVRAVQYSPHYEEAYRCNFLGLSPDVPIPAHVSSSEFSVLVDVLNAERGCVNPVSDDDILSLYQFHISSANTQPTDKGPTLLNKLEVALSNENLSVEVVSLCLLCLKEEWMNKVKVLFKFSKVDGRGKEDTQKVLALLGATGPGEEDNVRLLKFWMTGLSKLYKSHLMTAVRGGERTLSQ